The following are encoded in a window of Haloarcula halophila genomic DNA:
- a CDS encoding Cdc6/Cdc18 family protein yields the protein MTDPIDRSTGDQDSSSEADSARSADSDQDTDADTETPPTSPPDLDDVVLDNLDTGSDGSDEASRGLFDDLLEGEPIFENKEVLRPSYTPHKLPHREEQINNMATILVTALRGDTPSNILIYGKTGTGKTASAKFVSEELETTSQKYEVPCEVEYINCEVTDTQYRVLAQLANKFIDKNTEVIDDRVAELDDLRSRAREDETALDGTEFTGVEGIDERIESLEEDKAGFEEVPMTGWPTDRVYSSFFDAVDYHERVVVIMLDEIDKLVEKSGDDTLYNLSRMNSELENSRVSIMGISNDLKFTDFLDPRVKSSLGEEEIVFPPYDANQLRDILQARSDVAFKGDALSDDVIPLCAAFAAQEHGDARRALDLLRTAGELAERGQTDQVEEAHVRQAQEKIELDRVVEVVRTLPTQSKIVLFAIILLEKNGVHSINTGEVFNIYKNLCEEIDADVLTQRRVTDLISELDMLGIVNAVVVSKGRYGRTKEISVSVPTEETEAVLLSDSRLGDIEDVQPFVQARFDN from the coding sequence ATGACCGACCCAATCGATCGATCGACTGGAGACCAGGACTCGTCGTCAGAGGCAGACAGCGCCCGGTCTGCCGATTCCGACCAGGACACCGACGCCGATACGGAGACGCCCCCGACGAGCCCCCCTGATCTCGACGATGTCGTCTTGGACAATCTCGATACCGGGTCCGACGGCTCCGACGAGGCCTCCCGTGGACTGTTCGACGATCTCCTGGAGGGTGAACCGATATTCGAGAACAAGGAGGTCCTTCGCCCCTCCTACACTCCCCACAAGCTCCCCCATCGGGAAGAGCAGATCAACAACATGGCGACGATCCTGGTCACGGCACTCCGTGGGGATACGCCGTCGAACATCCTCATCTACGGGAAGACCGGGACGGGAAAGACCGCCAGCGCGAAGTTCGTCAGCGAGGAACTGGAGACGACCTCCCAGAAGTACGAGGTCCCCTGTGAGGTCGAGTACATCAACTGTGAGGTGACTGACACACAGTACCGGGTACTGGCTCAGTTGGCGAACAAGTTCATCGACAAGAACACCGAGGTGATCGACGACCGGGTCGCGGAACTCGACGACTTGCGCTCGCGTGCCCGCGAAGACGAAACAGCACTCGACGGGACGGAGTTCACCGGTGTCGAGGGGATCGACGAGCGGATCGAGTCCTTAGAGGAAGACAAAGCGGGATTCGAGGAGGTCCCTATGACCGGGTGGCCGACCGACCGCGTCTACAGTTCGTTTTTCGACGCCGTTGACTACCACGAACGCGTCGTGGTCATCATGCTCGACGAGATCGACAAACTCGTCGAGAAATCCGGCGACGATACGCTCTACAATCTCTCGCGGATGAACTCGGAACTGGAGAACTCCCGGGTGTCGATCATGGGGATCTCGAACGATCTGAAGTTCACCGACTTCCTCGACCCCCGTGTCAAGTCCAGCCTCGGCGAGGAGGAGATCGTCTTCCCACCGTACGACGCGAACCAGCTTCGGGACATCCTCCAGGCCCGCTCGGACGTCGCGTTCAAGGGCGACGCGCTCTCGGACGACGTCATCCCGCTGTGTGCGGCCTTCGCCGCTCAGGAGCACGGCGACGCCCGGCGTGCGCTGGATCTCCTCCGGACCGCCGGCGAACTCGCCGAACGTGGGCAGACCGACCAGGTCGAGGAGGCCCACGTCCGCCAGGCCCAGGAGAAGATCGAACTCGACCGCGTGGTCGAGGTGGTCCGGACGCTGCCGACCCAGTCGAAGATCGTCCTCTTTGCGATCATCCTCCTGGAGAAAAACGGGGTCCACAGCATCAACACCGGCGAGGTGTTCAACATCTACAAGAACCTCTGTGAGGAGATCGACGCCGACGTGTTGACACAGCGGCGGGTGACTGACCTCATCTCGGAACTCGACATGCTCGGGATCGTCAACGCGGTCGTCGTCTCGAAGGGGCGGTACGGGCGGACCAAGGAGATCTCGGTGTCGGTTCCGACTGAGGAGACAGAAGCCGTGTTGCTGTCGGACTCGCGACTGGGTGATATCGAAGACGTCCAGCCGTTCGTCCAGGCCAGGTTCGACAACTGA
- a CDS encoding S26 family signal peptidase, with amino-acid sequence MDGTDSHPVSADTDDPERIAYVLDILSSVGSVLLVGALLFAISGVWPPLVAVESSSMDPNIQQSDMVFVMSEQRFAGEQATNGVVTAQQAEGYTRFSGSGDVIVYEPNGNERRTPVIHRARLWVEADENWYDRADEDAVGTADNCRELRNCPAPHAGFITKGDNERTNGAYDQVSGISGVVRPEWVVGTAEMRIPLLGEIRLRWNQAGRAVALT; translated from the coding sequence ATGGACGGCACCGACAGCCACCCCGTGTCGGCAGACACCGACGACCCCGAACGGATCGCCTACGTCCTGGATATCCTCAGTAGCGTGGGCAGCGTCCTGCTCGTCGGTGCGCTGTTGTTCGCGATCAGTGGCGTCTGGCCCCCGCTGGTCGCCGTCGAATCCTCCAGCATGGACCCGAACATCCAACAGAGCGATATGGTGTTCGTGATGTCAGAACAGCGGTTCGCCGGCGAACAGGCGACAAACGGCGTCGTCACCGCCCAGCAGGCCGAGGGCTACACCCGCTTTTCCGGAAGCGGCGACGTCATCGTCTACGAGCCCAACGGTAACGAACGCCGGACGCCGGTGATCCACCGCGCACGGTTGTGGGTCGAGGCCGACGAGAACTGGTACGACCGTGCCGACGAGGACGCCGTCGGGACCGCGGACAACTGCCGGGAACTCCGGAACTGCCCCGCCCCCCACGCCGGCTTCATCACGAAAGGCGACAACGAGCGGACGAACGGTGCCTACGATCAGGTCAGCGGGATCAGCGGCGTCGTTCGCCCCGAGTGGGTCGTCGGCACCGCCGAGATGCGTATCCCGCTGTTGGGGGAGATCCGTCTCCGGTGGAACCAGGCCGGTAGAGCCGTCGCGCTGACGTAG
- a CDS encoding S26 family signal peptidase, translating into MGADDGTAAPAGSRSRRYLRDILSSVTAVVMVGLFLFAVSGLWPPLVAIESPSMEPNIETGDMVFVMAEDRFPTENASHGVVTAATGANTGYDRFGRGGDVIVYEPNGNERRTPVIHRAMLWVDAGENWYDRADEDDLGTADSCADLRYCPAPHAGFITKGDYNGGYDQLGQRAISEPVRPEWVIGTAETRVPKLGWVSLRSNAGE; encoded by the coding sequence ATGGGAGCTGACGACGGGACCGCCGCCCCTGCCGGCTCACGATCCCGGCGCTACCTGCGTGACATCCTCAGTAGCGTCACTGCCGTCGTTATGGTCGGACTCTTCCTGTTTGCGGTCAGTGGGCTCTGGCCGCCGCTGGTCGCCATCGAGAGCCCCAGTATGGAACCCAACATCGAGACCGGGGACATGGTGTTCGTCATGGCGGAGGATCGGTTCCCCACCGAGAACGCGAGCCACGGCGTCGTCACGGCGGCGACGGGAGCCAACACCGGATACGACCGCTTCGGGCGCGGCGGTGACGTCATCGTCTACGAGCCCAACGGCAACGAGCGCCGAACCCCCGTCATCCACCGGGCGATGCTGTGGGTCGACGCCGGCGAGAACTGGTACGACCGCGCCGACGAGGACGACCTCGGGACTGCCGACAGCTGTGCGGACCTCCGGTACTGTCCGGCTCCCCACGCCGGCTTCATCACGAAAGGGGACTACAACGGCGGGTACGATCAACTGGGGCAGCGTGCGATCAGCGAACCGGTCCGCCCGGAGTGGGTCATCGGCACCGCTGAAACGCGGGTCCCGAAACTCGGCTGGGTGAGCCTCAGGTCGAACGCGGGCGAGTGA
- a CDS encoding DNA-directed DNA polymerase II small subunit: MPLETPARIVSELASRGYNAEREAITRIADTADPQATLDRALETMPSDALKLTADHVDQVRTDEQPADSRGSPGPAGGGVDDPSVSTGNDPPKSTDVGGQSPPETRGSRDVDPTLRAIEVANDMTGHSTGTGEYQDFVKVFRDRYEKLSAHLRGRVNHRPTDAIERMGGGSEAALVGMVSDIRTTASGHWLVELEDTNGTFPCLVMKDRPIADLVQQLLFDEVIAVEGTLADDGGILFVDSLYFPDIPRTHSPSTADRHVQAALISDVHVGSQEFMADAWHRFTDWLHTPEAEHVEYLLIAGDMVEGVGVYPDQDEELDIVDVYEQYERFSEYLTEVPGDMEIRMIPGNHDAVRLAEPQPGFDEELREIMTAHDAQVHSNPALVTVEGVTILMYHGVSLDEVIAELPDEEASYDEPHKAMYQLLKKRHVAPQYGGHTRLAPEDRDYLVMEEVPDVFHTGHVHKLGWGKYHNVLALNSGCWQAQTDFQKSVNIDPDAGFAPILDLDTLEMTVRKFA, encoded by the coding sequence GTGCCTCTGGAGACGCCGGCACGCATCGTCAGCGAACTCGCCAGCCGCGGCTACAACGCCGAGCGCGAAGCGATCACCCGGATCGCCGACACGGCCGACCCACAGGCGACCCTCGATCGCGCACTGGAAACGATGCCGTCGGACGCGTTGAAACTCACTGCCGACCACGTCGACCAGGTCCGAACCGACGAACAGCCCGCCGATAGCCGGGGAAGCCCGGGGCCGGCTGGTGGCGGTGTCGACGACCCCTCCGTTTCGACTGGAAACGACCCGCCGAAATCGACTGACGTGGGGGGACAGTCTCCACCTGAAACAAGGGGGTCTCGCGACGTCGATCCCACGCTCCGTGCGATCGAGGTCGCCAACGACATGACCGGCCACTCGACGGGGACCGGGGAGTACCAGGACTTCGTGAAGGTGTTCCGGGACCGCTACGAGAAACTCTCCGCGCACCTGCGTGGCCGAGTCAACCACCGACCGACCGACGCCATCGAGCGGATGGGCGGGGGAAGCGAGGCCGCGCTCGTCGGGATGGTCTCGGACATCCGGACGACCGCGAGCGGCCACTGGCTCGTCGAACTGGAAGACACCAACGGGACCTTCCCCTGTCTGGTGATGAAAGACCGGCCGATCGCCGATCTCGTCCAGCAACTCCTCTTCGACGAGGTCATCGCCGTCGAGGGGACTCTGGCCGACGACGGTGGCATCCTCTTCGTCGACTCGCTGTACTTCCCGGATATCCCACGAACCCACAGCCCGTCGACGGCGGACCGGCACGTCCAAGCGGCGCTGATCTCGGACGTCCACGTCGGGAGCCAGGAGTTCATGGCCGACGCCTGGCACCGGTTTACCGACTGGCTCCACACCCCCGAGGCCGAACACGTCGAGTACCTGCTGATCGCCGGCGACATGGTCGAGGGGGTCGGTGTCTACCCAGACCAGGACGAGGAACTGGACATCGTCGACGTCTACGAGCAGTACGAGCGGTTCTCGGAGTACCTCACGGAGGTGCCGGGCGACATGGAGATCCGAATGATCCCGGGCAACCACGACGCGGTCCGGTTGGCCGAACCACAGCCGGGCTTCGACGAGGAGCTCCGGGAGATCATGACCGCCCACGACGCCCAGGTCCACTCGAACCCGGCGCTGGTGACGGTGGAGGGCGTCACCATCCTGATGTACCACGGCGTCTCTCTAGACGAGGTCATCGCCGAACTCCCCGACGAGGAAGCCAGTTACGACGAGCCACACAAGGCGATGTACCAGCTCTTGAAGAAACGTCACGTCGCCCCCCAGTACGGCGGTCACACCCGTCTGGCGCCGGAAGACCGGGACTATCTGGTCATGGAGGAGGTTCCCGACGTGTTCCACACCGGCCACGTCCACAAGCTGGGCTGGGGGAAGTACCACAACGTCCTGGCGTTGAACTCCGGGTGTTGGCAGGCCCAGACCGACTTCCAGAAGTCCGTCAACATCGACCCCGACGCCGGTTTCGCGCCGATCCTGGATCTGGATACGCTGGAGATGACTGTCCGGAAGTTCGCGTGA
- a CDS encoding ATP-binding protein — translation MGRDIRLLLVDDDAEFRHAATESLESANDRLRVDTASSPDDARSRLRDEAYDCVVSGHAAPGTDGLAFLEDLRARDPDLPFVLLVDRDDESLREEAVSAGVTDYYRRDHVRSTWGLLADRIDDAVTAREATTAVSQQRHRLEQILKTVPSCVVQLDSDGRFVFANQRAEQVLGLEREAVTDRTYNDPEWRIRDLEGDEIPDEKLPFRRVVDTGEPIFDFVHKIQWPEGDERVLSVSGAPLFDGESVDSVVFSLTDITDRRYREDRLIRLHEASRDLYDADTTEEIADITSQAAAEILDFELNGVHLYDEEAGGLAPVAVSERTEQVADSLVTFDQGIAWEVYESGTVRSYADIREAPELYDPETDMRSGLYFPLGRHGVLLANSKQPDDFGETDLWLGRLLAANATTAFDRIERESLLRSRTNALAAQNRRLDEFASVVAHDLRSPLHKADSLLELWRQTGDESHVDEASDTLSKMETLIDDLLSFARQDTTERKTEPVSVREAAERTWKTLSADAATLSIDGDRQIVAAPSRLNRILANLFDNSVRHGGEGVTITVGFLEDGFYVADDGPGIPPDERTAVFETGYSSTDDGTGFGLAIVRRAVDAHDWEVTITESDAGGSRFEITGVESAE, via the coding sequence ATGGGCCGGGACATCCGTCTGCTCTTGGTCGACGACGACGCCGAGTTCCGCCACGCGGCGACCGAGTCCTTAGAATCCGCGAACGATCGGCTCCGCGTCGACACGGCGTCGAGCCCCGACGACGCGCGCTCCCGGCTTCGAGACGAAGCGTACGACTGTGTCGTCTCCGGGCACGCCGCTCCCGGGACCGACGGGCTCGCCTTCCTCGAGGACCTCCGGGCACGAGACCCCGACCTGCCGTTCGTCCTGCTCGTCGACAGAGACGATGAATCGCTCCGGGAAGAGGCGGTCTCGGCGGGGGTCACCGACTACTACCGGAGAGACCACGTGCGGTCGACGTGGGGACTGTTGGCCGACCGGATCGACGACGCGGTGACGGCCCGCGAGGCGACCACGGCGGTCTCCCAGCAGCGACACCGCCTCGAACAGATCCTCAAGACCGTCCCCAGCTGCGTCGTCCAGCTCGATTCGGATGGCCGGTTCGTCTTCGCGAACCAGCGAGCAGAACAGGTGCTGGGCCTCGAACGCGAGGCGGTGACCGACCGGACCTACAACGACCCGGAGTGGCGGATCCGCGACCTCGAGGGAGACGAGATCCCCGACGAGAAGCTCCCGTTCCGACGGGTCGTCGACACCGGGGAACCGATCTTCGACTTCGTCCACAAGATCCAGTGGCCCGAGGGAGACGAACGGGTCCTGTCGGTCAGCGGCGCGCCGCTGTTCGACGGGGAGTCGGTCGACAGCGTCGTGTTCTCGCTCACCGACATCACCGACCGCCGCTACCGGGAAGACCGTCTGATACGGCTACACGAGGCCTCCCGAGACCTCTACGACGCCGACACGACCGAGGAAATCGCCGATATCACCAGCCAGGCGGCCGCGGAGATACTCGATTTCGAACTCAACGGCGTCCACCTCTACGACGAGGAGGCCGGCGGCCTCGCGCCCGTCGCGGTCTCGGAACGGACCGAGCAGGTCGCGGACTCGCTCGTGACCTTCGACCAGGGCATCGCCTGGGAGGTCTACGAGAGCGGGACGGTCCGTAGCTACGCGGACATCAGGGAGGCCCCGGAACTCTACGATCCCGAGACCGACATGCGAAGCGGGCTGTACTTCCCGCTTGGCCGGCACGGAGTCCTCCTGGCGAACTCGAAGCAGCCCGACGACTTCGGGGAGACGGACCTCTGGCTGGGCCGGTTGCTCGCGGCCAACGCGACGACCGCGTTCGACCGAATCGAGCGGGAGTCGCTCCTGCGGTCCCGGACCAACGCGCTCGCGGCACAGAACCGGCGACTCGACGAGTTCGCGAGCGTCGTCGCCCACGACCTCCGGAGCCCGCTGCATAAGGCCGACAGCCTGCTGGAACTGTGGCGACAGACCGGCGACGAGAGCCACGTCGACGAGGCCTCGGACACACTTTCGAAGATGGAGACGCTCATCGACGATCTGCTCTCGTTCGCCCGGCAGGACACGACCGAACGGAAGACCGAGCCCGTGTCGGTACGCGAGGCCGCCGAACGGACCTGGAAGACCCTCTCGGCGGACGCCGCGACCCTCTCGATCGACGGTGACAGGCAGATCGTCGCCGCCCCCTCGCGGCTGAACCGGATCCTCGCGAACCTGTTCGACAACAGCGTCCGACACGGCGGCGAGGGGGTCACGATCACCGTCGGGTTCCTCGAGGACGGCTTCTACGTCGCCGACGACGGCCCTGGCATCCCACCGGACGAGCGAACGGCGGTCTTCGAGACTGGCTACTCGTCGACCGACGACGGGACCGGATTCGGACTGGCGATCGTCCGTCGCGCGGTCGACGCACACGACTGGGAGGTCACGATCACCGAGAGCGACGCCGGCGGCTCGCGGTTCGAGATCACCGGCGTCGAGTCCGCGGAGTGA
- a CDS encoding O-acetylhomoserine aminocarboxypropyltransferase/cysteine synthase family protein, which produces MSDDETERGFETDALHVGQEEPDAETRSRAPPLYQTTSYVFEDAEDAAQQFALEKPGHIYSRLMNPTVGMLQERLAKLEGGVGAVATASGMASLNLATFLLADVGDNVVTASSLYGGTYTYYTHTAPRNGVETRFVDTLDYDAYAEAIDEDTAYVHCETIGNPALVTPDFERLAEIAHDHGVPFFVDNTFATPYLCNPLDHGADLVWNSTTKWIHGHGTTVGGVLVDGGSFPWDEHAEKFPEVAGDNPAYHGVNFRERFGEAAFTYAAIARGLRDLGCQQSPFDAWQTMQGLETLPARMDRHCENAMAVAEFLEDHPEVSWVTYPGLDAHETHDLASKYLDGGYGGMITFGLDAGYEAARTTVESTEIASLLANVGDAKTLIIHPASTTHQQLTDEEKAAAGVTDDMVRLSVGTESVGDIKADLDQAIGQATR; this is translated from the coding sequence ATGAGCGACGATGAGACCGAGCGCGGATTCGAGACCGACGCGTTACACGTCGGCCAGGAGGAACCGGACGCGGAGACCCGATCCCGGGCACCGCCGCTGTACCAGACGACGTCGTACGTCTTCGAGGACGCCGAGGACGCGGCACAGCAGTTCGCTCTGGAGAAGCCCGGCCACATCTACTCCCGGCTGATGAACCCCACCGTCGGGATGCTTCAGGAACGACTCGCGAAACTCGAAGGGGGCGTCGGTGCCGTCGCGACCGCCTCCGGAATGGCGTCGCTGAACCTCGCGACCTTCCTGCTAGCCGACGTCGGCGACAACGTGGTCACCGCCTCCTCGCTGTACGGCGGGACCTACACCTACTACACCCACACGGCGCCGCGCAACGGCGTCGAGACCCGGTTCGTCGACACGCTCGATTACGACGCCTACGCCGAGGCAATCGACGAGGACACCGCCTACGTCCACTGTGAGACGATCGGCAACCCGGCGCTTGTCACGCCGGACTTCGAGCGACTGGCCGAGATCGCCCACGACCACGGTGTCCCCTTCTTCGTCGACAACACGTTCGCGACGCCGTACCTCTGCAACCCGCTCGACCACGGCGCGGACCTGGTCTGGAACTCCACGACGAAGTGGATCCACGGCCACGGTACCACCGTCGGCGGGGTTCTGGTCGACGGTGGCTCGTTCCCCTGGGACGAACACGCCGAGAAGTTCCCCGAGGTCGCCGGTGACAACCCCGCGTACCACGGCGTCAACTTCCGGGAGCGCTTCGGCGAGGCCGCGTTCACCTACGCCGCTATCGCTCGTGGCCTGCGTGATCTGGGCTGCCAGCAGTCCCCCTTCGACGCCTGGCAGACGATGCAGGGCTTGGAGACGCTGCCGGCGCGGATGGATCGGCACTGTGAGAACGCGATGGCGGTCGCGGAGTTCCTCGAGGACCACCCCGAGGTCTCCTGGGTCACCTACCCCGGACTCGACGCCCACGAGACCCACGATCTCGCGTCGAAGTATCTCGACGGCGGCTACGGCGGCATGATCACGTTCGGGCTCGACGCCGGCTACGAGGCCGCCCGGACGACCGTCGAGTCCACCGAGATCGCCAGCCTGCTCGCGAACGTCGGCGACGCGAAGACGCTGATCATCCACCCGGCGTCGACGACCCACCAGCAACTCACCGACGAGGAGAAAGCCGCCGCGGGCGTCACCGACGACATGGTCCGGCTCTCCGTCGGGACCGAGTCCGTCGGGGACATCAAAGCGGATCTCGATCAGGCCATCGGGCAGGCGACCCGCTGA
- the serB gene encoding phosphoserine phosphatase SerB, with translation MLVAFDFDGTLSDSEMTVLLGNQNGTAADMEAITERAMNDEIGYAESLRQRCALLEDLPDEQARAAFDQVELRPGAADVIAALRAAGVHVVILTGGFERGVQAALDREGVEVDAIVANRLPVADGKLTGAVEGPLIEGTKDDAMEVATAILGEDRSATVAVGDGANDLPMLEVAGLAIGFEPKPAVEPACDEVVSTMAQLQELLEAEGIL, from the coding sequence ATGTTAGTCGCGTTCGACTTCGACGGGACGCTCTCGGATTCCGAGATGACGGTCCTACTGGGTAACCAGAACGGTACCGCCGCCGATATGGAGGCGATCACCGAGCGGGCGATGAACGACGAGATCGGGTACGCGGAGAGTCTCCGCCAACGGTGTGCGTTGCTGGAGGATCTACCCGACGAACAGGCCCGAGCGGCGTTCGACCAGGTCGAACTCCGTCCCGGCGCGGCCGACGTCATCGCAGCGCTGCGAGCGGCCGGCGTCCACGTGGTCATCCTCACCGGCGGCTTCGAGCGCGGTGTCCAGGCCGCCCTGGACCGGGAAGGCGTCGAGGTCGACGCCATCGTCGCCAACCGCCTGCCCGTCGCCGACGGGAAACTCACCGGCGCTGTCGAGGGGCCGCTCATCGAAGGGACCAAAGACGACGCCATGGAGGTCGCGACGGCGATCCTGGGCGAGGACCGCTCGGCGACCGTCGCGGTCGGCGACGGTGCCAACGACCTGCCGATGCTGGAAGTGGCGGGGCTCGCGATCGGCTTCGAGCCGAAGCCGGCCGTCGAACCGGCGTGTGACGAGGTCGTCTCGACGATGGCACAGCTTCAGGAGCTACTGGAAGCCGAGGGAATCCTGTAA
- a CDS encoding cupin domain-containing protein translates to MKHVSADEIEPQSMGADIDRRALAEPLGATDVAINRYVLDPGEAFSGGLHAHLDQEELFYVIEGTATFEYRTDPAGESETVTVGPDEGVRFAPGDYQQGRNESDERVVALALGAPKTTTESRVVQPCPDCDSDVLSLEPAEDGFLLVCPDCGTELEPDL, encoded by the coding sequence ATGAAGCACGTCTCCGCGGACGAAATCGAGCCGCAGTCGATGGGTGCCGATATCGACCGACGAGCGCTCGCCGAACCGCTGGGCGCGACGGATGTCGCGATCAACCGTTACGTCCTCGACCCGGGCGAGGCCTTCTCGGGTGGACTCCACGCACACCTCGATCAGGAGGAACTGTTCTACGTCATCGAGGGGACGGCCACCTTCGAGTACCGGACCGACCCCGCCGGCGAGAGCGAGACGGTCACCGTCGGGCCGGACGAAGGGGTCCGGTTCGCGCCCGGCGACTACCAGCAGGGGCGCAACGAGAGCGACGAGCGGGTCGTCGCGCTGGCGCTCGGCGCACCCAAAACGACCACCGAGAGCCGGGTCGTACAGCCCTGTCCCGACTGTGACAGCGACGTCCTCTCGCTCGAACCGGCCGAGGACGGGTTCCTGCTCGTCTGTCCGGACTGCGGGACCGAACTGGAACCCGATCTCTAA
- a CDS encoding HD domain-containing protein produces MPDDSLRAVARSYFADSMSPAHDWHHVQRVEALTERLTAEYAADERTVELAVWFHDIGRAREDAGEIDDHATWGAREAERVLAEHGIADGRIETVTQAIRAHRYSNDTEPASREAQILCDADNLDALGAVGIARCFTYGGELGEPIHDPSTPPAEDPTAAGQSQYNHIHTKILDLPERMYTDAGRELAEDRRAFVERFLDRFDTEVAGRR; encoded by the coding sequence ATGCCAGACGACTCCCTCCGTGCGGTCGCGCGATCGTACTTCGCGGACTCGATGAGCCCCGCCCACGACTGGCACCACGTCCAGCGTGTCGAGGCGCTGACCGAGCGCCTGACCGCCGAGTACGCCGCCGACGAGCGGACGGTCGAACTCGCGGTGTGGTTCCACGATATCGGTCGTGCGAGAGAGGACGCCGGCGAGATCGACGATCACGCGACGTGGGGTGCTCGGGAGGCCGAGCGGGTGCTGGCCGAGCACGGGATCGCCGACGGACGGATCGAGACCGTGACCCAGGCCATCCGGGCACACCGCTACTCCAACGATACCGAGCCGGCGAGCCGCGAGGCCCAGATCCTCTGTGACGCCGACAACCTGGACGCCCTCGGTGCGGTCGGGATCGCTCGTTGTTTCACCTACGGCGGCGAACTGGGTGAGCCGATCCACGACCCGTCGACGCCGCCGGCGGAAGATCCGACGGCCGCGGGGCAGAGTCAGTACAACCACATCCACACGAAGATCCTGGATCTGCCCGAGCGGATGTACACCGACGCCGGCCGGGAACTCGCCGAGGACCGTCGGGCCTTCGTCGAGCGGTTCCTCGACCGCTTCGACACAGAGGTGGCCGGGCGCCGTTAG